The segment CCGCCGAGGTCATGGAGGGTCTGGAGGGTGAAGATGGCGTCGAAGGGACTGAGCCCGAAGGTCCAGCCGTCACCTCTCAGGTCGGCTTGAATCAGGCGTGCGTCTTGGTGGCCAGATTCTTCGAGCAGTTCGTCTACGTGTAAGACCAGTGCCGACTCGATCTCGATCCCCTTGTATTCGACGGCACTAGTCCTCTCCGACTCTGCCCCATCGAATAACGCACTTAGCACGGCCTGGGCGAGTCCCCCCGCGCCAACCCCAAGTTCCAGCAAGCGGATGGTTGCGTGATGATCACTCCCGGGCGATTTCGCCTGGTGATGTTCCTGTTCGCGCCACTCGCCCCGCCATCCGACAAGTGTCCGCACGACGCACTCCGCCATCGCCGCCCGCTCTGGCCATCGCCGATCCAGGTCCTCCGTCCACGCGTCGATGTAGTCCGGTCCAGTGAAATCCGACAGCGCCATGCGAGTGATTCCTTAAACGTTTCGTGCGGCCAGGTGGGTCCGCGACGGATTGCGCGCGAGGTGCACTTAGTGATCGATCCGCGACTGCTTCCGCCGCGCCACGCTTTTCGGTTAGTCCGTTCGCGTCGGCTTGCGCGTGTGACTGAAGGAATCGAGCCGGGGCGTATCGGGCGGCCAGTACACCGCTTCGTTGGAC is part of the Gemmatimonadota bacterium genome and harbors:
- a CDS encoding class I SAM-dependent methyltransferase, which gives rise to MALSDFTGPDYIDAWTEDLDRRWPERAAMAECVVRTLVGWRGEWREQEHHQAKSPGSDHHATIRLLELGVGAGGLAQAVLSALFDGAESERTSAVEYKGIEIESALVLHVDELLEESGHQDARLIQADLRGDGWTFGLSPFDAIFTLQTLHDLGGVDALEAVYQQVHALLAHGGILVNADFVVPFEKDDPERPRRLPVETHENLLISLGFVDFRCELQRGKMACVSARRP